The sequence CCTATGTCAGTCCATCCAAGTGCTGCAGTATATAATTGGCAAGTTGAATGTTAAGTAATGAGTAATTAACCAAATACAATAGTTTGTTCTTGGGATTATTGCACATATTAATATTGAAATTGGAATGGTGACTCAATTTGTGAATTTATTGCTATAATATCTAGCAAGAGTTGATGGTGTAACTGTCTCTCTTATTCTGTGTTAAGCAAAAGTACcatttgtaaaatgtaaatttaaaaaccCACTAgcacaaaaatgttaaattgcATTTGTTTGTTGTAATATCTCTAACATATCTGCATGACTACATTGTATTCCTTGGTGTGCGGATGGGCGCTTCTTTAACATTTGGCTGTTGTCCCATTTTCTAGGGACAGTGAAGAAAGTAAGCAAAGCAAAGAAAAGCATGACGGCAAAGAGAAGTCGTCCAGCAGCAGAAGAGGAAATCGCTTTCATCCCTACAAGGAGAAACATGGAGGGGAGAAGAAGGGCTCTCAAAGGAACCGCGTGTTCATCAGCAATATACCTTATGACATGAAGTGGCAGGCAATTAAAGATCTGATGCGTGATAAAGGTAATGTCCCTGGTGATGGGGATGGTGTCTTCCCTTCTATCATCTGATCTGATTGGAAGTCCTCAATCTTCTAATAACCAGGAGCATCCTCCTCCTAGTGTTTACTCCTGTAGTTTGTAGTTTTTCTGGTAGTTCttagagccaaaaaaaaaatgaaacaaaatcgTGTGATTTTTaggttattgttgtttttagtcAAATTTCTTGGGATGGACACCAATTCAGTTTTGGGCTGATATGTGATAAAAGGGAGATGAACGTGGTTACAttgtgacttgttttttttggggtttgtcAGCTCCAAAATGAATCTCCAAACCAGTCTTAGAATTGATTGTTGAATGTGTTTCTGTTGTATCTGTTGCAAGGCAAATCCTGATCGTGAATTCAaacattgaaatgttttcactttttaccTAGGGGGGATGTCAAGAAGCCCTTTGAGCTTAAACTCTTACCGCCATGAACGGAACCTGTTGCTAAACTGATCATGTTGAAGTGTTTTGAATTTCCCAAGTTTATTATAGCTGTGTTTTCTCTGGCCTTGGCCTTTGGGTGTCTCAGTCGCTACCCAGAAAGGCATGGTGTTGTCTGGTGGGATGTTGGTCTGGGCTGACTGTTGATCATTTACGGGACATCTCCATCCGTAGCGGCATTGCCAAGGCCAGCGGCAACTTGACGACTTGGTGACCTTAAAttactttgttcttttggtATTTTTCCTTTGTATGTCTCATGTAGTTGGTGAGGTTACATACGTGGAGCTCTTTAAGGATGCTGAAGGAAAGTCAAGGGTAAGTGATGTGGCCAACTTGCTGCACGAGGTTTTAAATGCCCTCAGCAGGCTCTCATTAATCATGTGCTCTTTTAGGTTCTGATCCTTTGGCTCTACTGAAGTGGAGATACTGTATGTTGTCTTTAGAGCCTAATAGATGGATAAAGATCGATTTTTCACTTAAATGGGAGATGTCCTGTAGATTTTGGGAAAAGTAGTTTAAAGAATTCCTACGAGTAAATCTTTTGCATTTGTTGTTGTCATTTAAATTGGTTTGTTTTGGCCATTTTTCCAAACTGGAATGTGGTTTGTGGGGTTTTTATCAGATTGATTGAGCCTCATGTCAAAGAATCCTTATTTTTCACAATATGGCACAGCTTTCTCTTCAGTGGAGCGAAACTGTTTTGAACTATCTCATTTCTTTTatcagtgttttttattttaatttgcacAAATGCATTTTAGGGAAACTATTGTATACCAGTGTAATTTTCCGTAAACATCAAAACAAAGGGATTTTCTCTTATTGGTACTGTGTTGCTGATTAAAGCCTTTAATTGGTAATAGTAGTAAAATGCTGtgcatataaatgtttttttttttgtttttgttgaatttGAACCAAAATGTCATGTTATCTATAAAAACATTGTATATCAgcagtttaaatatttatgaaaaatatatttttgtagtgtttaatgttttttttttttttaaccaaaagaaGCACAAACTTCTAGCTCAAGCCAATCTGCAACGcaagacaaatatttaaaatgttttagaaacttGTTGATATacacactagatgctttttgttttgtttgtttcatttgatttgaaacgtgatattaaatgtattttgttcaCTCCTTGGGTGCCACCTGGATGCATCTGCTGCTTCCTGATCAGGGTTGTGGGTAAGAATCTACTTTATGCTTTCAAATATCATCATCTTTAATTTTCCATGTGGCTTGATTTTAATAGATTCCTCTTGTTTCTCACTAAAACAGTGTGGTTGAGTTCAAAGATGAAGAGTATGTGAAGAAGGCAGTTTCAGCTATGAATAAGCATGACTTAAATGGAAGACCGCTCAACATCAAAGAGGTGGGACGTTTTTTCTACGTCTGAACAGCGTTTactaaatgttttcattgtttacattaGGATCTTAATTTCAAGTGAAGTCCCCCCaccccttttttatttatttaaagagacagcaccaaaacaaatcTTTCTGTCTAACCTGAGAACGTGGGTAAAAAGACcagctgtggggcaacaataacgagggattcagaccaaagcattgctgttCAACTTTaaatagaccacaactgaatgatttcaatgggaaAAGGAAGAATTAAAAAGCAGCATGTCTCCTTTAAGAGATGATAAATCTTTAACTGCTTTGTAGCAAAGTTAAATCCAGGTATGATGAAAGCATATTTTATGTTCTGCTTATTTGTACGATGCTATTCATTTCAAAAGCATTGCATTGCAGGCAGGTGGgcatattaataaaaacacatttgcttaCTACAAGAGTTGCTATGACTAAAACCTTTGTTGGTTTGTGTATATAAAAACAATCATAATCAatagtttttgcccttttctgaCAACAGTGGAATCTGcaacaagattttattttgttagatTTATTATGAAAATTAAGTAATTTAACCGGCATCTCTTGCTAAACTTATCTCAGCTTGATGGATTGCTCTTGTAGTCGTGTTGTCGATGTCCTTGAAGAAAAATGTTGCGCTTTTTCAAAGTCCTTTTCCCAAGTGACAAAcgtctttttatatttttattcagtttcaattacatttcaaaccaaagaTCCCTTTAGCTTCAGATGTAATGAGGAGCTATGTGTTGTGAAATGTTTTGCaacattgtttttgtcttaaaatcACTTTGAAATGCATCTTTTTTCAGACGCTGCCCAGATAATGCAGATGTGGAGTTCAGTACTATGTTAAAGCATATAAATGTGGTTCTGTCGCATGTGTTGGAGTGAacaattaatatatatattggaCTTAAAATTATCAGTTGTAGTCCAGACTCGTTAAAAACTGATATAGTGCTTTAGTTTGCAGCCACCAGGAACCCCTGAAACCGATGCCATCTTTAGCTTTGTTAGCAGCTAACTCAGCCAGTGGTGGTATTCACTCTCTGCAAGTCATTTGTATCTTAAATGTTCCTCTTGTTAGGGTTTCTTTTCTCTGTAATGTGCTCAATGCtgtcttgttttaaaatatgagTATCGGACATAGTTCAGTGTTTCCGCGTGATAAAAGGTGGTAAATGAAATGAGCTCAAATTaaggtaattaaaaaaaatcgtCACCACTTCAATATATTCTGACATTTCTATTGATGCTGATGCCGCCTCACTCTGGGAAAATGTGAGTTTTCACAACTCTGGCTCCATTTTCTTCTCTGAGCTCACTCTTTCACCCTTCTTCATGTCCAATGTTTCCCCCACCATTCTGCAAGGGGGGGTGACCCGCCCCCCCTTGCCAAGACCCTCCCCTCCAAGGAAATAGCGGTTATGTAATGAATTATTAAATATCTCTACATGTTCACggttaatattaaaattattagcCTAAGTAGTGCCAAAGCGCGTTCTAGGCTATTTCTGTCTCGATGTCGTTGCTCCTTTCAGCTCTCCGTGTCAGTCACATGTGGCACGTCGCACCGCAGGTAAACGCACATTCCCACTACAAGAGAGcgagcagagctgctgctttaacAAACATATCTGCGTTATTTAAATCCACCCCGTTTCTGATGATGGCAGCACTAAAAGCTCCCGCAGAGTCGGGGATACTAAGCATCTGCGAGCCACAGAGCCTGTTCTGTTGGGGGAAACGTACGGCGGTCATCAGAGCAATAAGTGCTGATATGAGCCAACTAGTTAGCCCAGACAGAACTGTATCCCTAGTGTCGGTAGCATGTTTGCCTAATATACGAGGATGATCGTGTCGGCTTAAACCCGAGTCATAAACATTTATGCTCACTATAGCATGTTCTCGATAAGAAAACGACTCTGTGATTCATTTTCATGTATTcaacaaaaaatacactttgCTCTGAATGTCGCACAACACCAAATCTGTCTGCTggaaactggaatctgtctgagtCTGAAAACAGATGGCTGCGTGTTTCCTGTTATTGATCATATTCTTGTAGACTGCATCATTGGATTAGAAAGAGATCTCAAATATAATAAAAgcactgaataaagttacacTTGAATTTATTCTAAATTCTGGcagattgtgtttttaaagagattttcattcagtCAAGAAGTAGGAAAGAAAAGCCACGTATAAAGACACatgatagagacagaaacacagaagaagacatATGGATAAATAAGGGAAAGatggagagagacagaagctgGCGGCTCATAGAAAGCTGTATTCTGAGATagtaatggaaagttaagtggaaggaaaatctttGCATGGGTCAGTGCTGTGAATCCACCGctccctcccccccaaaaatgTCTGCTTCTCGATTTTTGTGGTGTAGTAAAAGATATTGTAGAGGTAGTAAAAGATGGTAAATTCAACTCTGCAATTATTGTATAAACTCTGTAGTTACAGGATGTCAAGCTTAAATGGTACACCTTCATAATTCTAGCAAATGAgaacatggtttaaaaaaactcCTGtaaatttttctttgcaaagtgTATTGAGCAAAAGCTTTAAATTCATATGCTTTTTGAACAGCTTAAAATTAATCCactcatatttgtttttgtttttaaaaggcgCGTTTTACACGTTTTTCTCATTTAAGGACCCTGACGGGGAACACGCTCGGCGGGCTATGCAGCGCATGGGAGGAGGTCAGCACGTGGGCCGTGGGCAGGACATGGGTCCTGGTGGGATGAACGTTCCCCCTTCGATTGCCAACAACCCCAACATCCCGCCTGACGTGATCCACGCTCTGCAGGCCGGAAGACTGGGGAACACGGTGTTTGTGGCTAATGTAGGAGCAAAGCCCTGATATTTTGCTCAGTCTGCGTAGTCGGGGTTATTTTAAGGTGCAgttatgtttctgttttgcaGCTGGACTTCAAAGTGGGCTGGAAGAAGTTGAAGGAGGTGTTTGGCATGGCAGGTGTGGTGAAACGGGCTGACGTAAAGGAGGACAAAGATGGAAAGAGCCGGGGAATGGGGACCGTTACCTTCGAGCAGCCTCTGGAAGCTGTGCAGGCCATATGTATCCTTTATAAACCGAATATTACCAAAAGCACAGCAACGCTGGACAAATGTTTCATTCTGCCTTTAACCTTAACTCCTGTGTCAGCCATGTTCAACGGCCAGATGCTGTTTGAAAGGCAGATGCATGTGAAAATTGTAGGTTGagtttaaatgttaacattGTAGTATCTAAAGCCTTGTAGAGACTAGAGGtacaaaagataaaaatgtctTGTCTGGACTTGCAGGATGAAAAGTCTCTTCCCCCTGATGATTTCTGTCCAGTAGAAAAAGCAACACCGTTGCCACGTGAGTAGCAGAcattgagccttttttttttaataccagcTTTTGAAAATATTAGACACACGAAAGTAAAAACTAGTGTTGCAAGgcattttttattgtgaaaatttTGCTTTGATTGAAGTGCGAAACAGTCGTGATTACTGCTTTTAAATGCAGTTGTATTGTAAAAGTTGTAATTTCAACCTTTTTCTTGAactttctctccttttctgcTGTGTCGTAGGGGGCCTAGGTGGCATTGGTATGGGTCTTGGGCCTGGAGGACAGCCTATAAATGCAAACCGCCTTGGTGGAGGAGGAATGGGCTCTATGGGACCTGGAGGTCAGTTTTTGCAAATGccaaaatatgcaaaaagcaCTATAcgggtgctggtcatataattagaatatcatgaaaacagattttttccccctgtattCTATTCAAAAAGTgtaacttgtatattatattcattcaatgcacacagactgatatatttccagtgtttatttcttttaattttgtgattatcactgacaactaatgaaaaccccaaattcagtatctcggacattagaatattacttaagaccaatataaaagcaggatttccagaaatgttggctaACTGAAAAgtttaacatgaaaaatatgAGCATGTACAGCACTCAATATTTAGTTGGGTCTCCctttccctggattactgcagcaatgtggTGTAGCACGGGGTCCATCAGTCTGTGGCGCTGCTCAGGTGTTttgagagcccaggttgctctgatagacgccttcagctcttctgcattgttaggtctggtgtgtcacatcttcctcttcacaatacctCAGAGATTTTCTATAGAGTTAAGGTCAGGTGAGTTTGATGGCCAACTAAGAACAGGAATACCACggtccttaaaccaggtactggtagctttggcactgtgtgcaggtaccaagtcctgttggggaataaaatcagcatctccataaagttggtcagcagcagggagctaAAACTCTCTGGTAGACCTTGGacctcagaaaacccagtggaccaacaccagcagatcaCATGGCttcccaaaccatcactgactgtggaaactttccACTGGACCTCAAACAACGTGGATTCTGtgtctcctctcttcctccagactctgagaCCTTGATTTCAAAaggaaatgaaacatttattttcttcagagAACATAACTTaggaccactcagcagcagcagtcctttttgtcttcagcccaggCGAAACACTTCTGACTCTCTTGTTCCAGAGTGACTTGAGCCAAGAAATGCTGCAGCTGAAACCGGGTCTTTCATACGTCTGTCCGGTGGTtcttgaagctctgactccagctgcagtcctcTCTTTCtgaatctcccccacatttttaaatggcttttgtttcacaatcctctccagggtgcGGTCATCCCTATTGCTTGTACACTTGTTTCTACCACATCTTTTCCTTTGCCTCTCTATTAATGTGcgtggacacagagctctgggAACAGCCAGCCTCTCTAGCAATGACCTTCTgtgtctttccttccttgtaAAGGTGTCAGTGTtcgtcttttggacaactgtcaggtcagcagtcttccctgtgattgtgtcgcctacagaaCTAAACAGgtagaccatttaaaggcctttgcaggtgttctgagttaattagctgagtGTGGTACCAGGGGTCTTCAATATCGGACCTTttcataatattaaaattttctgagatgctgaatttgaggttttcattagttgtcagttctaattgtcaaaattaaaatcaactttttcatgatattctaattgtATGACCTGCACCTGTAAATGAACTCTGGGTGCTTGTTTTCATTGCTCACAGTTTGACTCTGCCGCTTCTCCTAATTTAATGCAAAGACAAGCAAATGTGAGCTAATTTTGATacgttttaaataaatatatttatttttttgtgcattcaGTGTATGCACTTTGATGTAGCCTCACTGAGATGTCCTCCTGCCACAGGTATGGATTCAGGTTACGGAGGAATTGGCAGACTTGGTGGAGGTAAGGTTTCTTTTCTAGATTGGCTTTCCCTGTTAATAAAATGAAACTGATCCTACTTGGTGCTGTGTTTACCAGGAATGAGTGGGGGTGGAGGGTACGGCGGCATGGATAGCATGGGCAGTATGGGAGGCTTTGGAGGCAGAGACATGGCACCAGTTGGCAGAATGGGAGGTAAGTGAGCATTTAAACTTTAGTTGTGCACAgatcaaaaacacaaagatttacTGGAGACTCCAGCATAAAATAACTCTTTAATCTGTGGAGATATGTATCGATCAGGAATGGGTGGATTGGATCGGGACTTCGACATGCCCATGAACCGTGGATTTGGGGATTCCTTTGGAGGAATGGGTAAGTCATATATTTATCCTTCCAGGGCATTTTTCTGCCTTATTCACAACATAACTGTTGCATTTTTATTCTCAAGACTCATTTTAATTTCTCATCATACTTGGCTCTTAATTGTGTAATGtggctgttttaaatgtgatCTAATCTGGACCAATGCACCTTCTGTCCTTTAGGTGGTGGTTTTGGAGGAGGCATGGGACACATGGGAAGTGGATTAGGTATGgtaaaaattaatttgtttaactTTCCCTGTCCCTAAATGCTTATGCATATGAAACACAAGCGCTCAGTATAAAACAGACATGAAAATCACTCACCTTTCGGCGAAAATCGCCGTTTTGAATACGAAATCGGTCACCTATGTGAATCCGATGGCAAAAGGGGGCGGGGGTTATCACACAGAGTATCATTACGACTACATGAGAGCGGCACGAAGCGCGACTGATAGTGGATGATAGCGCATGAAGGGAGCTTTAATGAGGCTCCCTTCTAACTGATTGGACTCTGCTGATCAGAGCGGGATTCATGGGCTGACCCGAGAGTAGACAACAGTTGAGGCTCAGCGATTTGGATGCTTGGACTTCGGCCGATGTTGAAGGGACCGGTTTGAGAAGCTGTAAGGTGATGTTGACTGACTCAAGCTAACTTTTAGCTTTTAGTGACTTCACTAGCTGGCTCCATTATGAGATCTAGCTCAACAAATTAACGTTAACGATGTTTCCCTGGATGTACCGTATGAAATTGGTGTGAATGCTGGGCATTCACATATGGTTCTATACTTATTAACCTATTTTGTGacaaaatacatttgcctttcaAATTTGAAATCCAACTATGTACAGTCATCCTCAAATTTATTCTTACCCTTCCATTCACtcaattaaaaactgaaaaaggtAGTTatagtaataatgataatagaagaaaaatatctaaattaaaatgttgtaaaacaaGACATTGCTTTTTAACTGTGGTTGACAAGAGtaatcaacaaaataaatcaaacaaatgaAAGCACTTTGCTAATGAGCAGTGGACCAAAATACCTGACAGTGAGTGCAGAGTCTGAGAGTTACAGCAGCTGATGCCTCATCGTGAAACTCGCCTGTAGTCAGAGCGCAAAGAGGAGAGCCTCTCTGTTCCCTCATCCCACCCTGATTTACAAAGCTGAATAACATATaatatttttagtattttttttttcttctttgaaacCGTTGCACTAAAACttccctgaattttattccCACACGGCTTCAATCCCATGTTCACCTCGTTTactctgtgcctctgataactgtccTTTATTGTGCTGTGGATTCAGGTAGTATATTcagattaataaagtattaaataaGGCTCATTCagaaatttgttattttttttattttattttttagcttttattaataaacaaacatttactacataaacacagaAAAGTAGCGAAAATAGGTACCATTACGTACCGGTATgcctgatttaaaaacaacctgCAGTATTTTTGCTGATATGTTTACACTGCAGTAGGAActgtaaaaaaatgtcaaggttGGAGTTTTATGAGAAATAGTCATTTATATAATATCTTTTAGTCCAATTGAGTAAATTCACTTTTGCAAGTAATTTTATGGCTGGAGTATTTTTGGTAGTTTCTTTGTTATAGGTCCTAAATTTAAGTCATAATGGTCCTAAGTCTTAAACGTGAGTTGGTGACACCTTCAGGAACCCTGTATACCTGCAATTAAACAGATGTTGCAGGGCTGAGACCCATTACCAtgttaaaacaaacatgggtGTCTTTGTATATAACAGGTGGTGGAATGGGCAGTATGTCCATGGACAGAATGGGCTCCAGCTTTGACCGAGTAGGCATGTCAGGAATGGACATGAACCGTGGCTTTGGAGGCTACGGACACATGGGTGGAGGCATGTCAGACAGGGGATCGGGATCCAAAGGCGGCTGTCAGATATTTGTGCGAAATGTAAGTGTGGTTTATATGGCTAAAGCCTCCAAAGTATAATAGagtataattaaataaatgttagtaATTAAGCTCCGAGCTAAATAATTGTCCGTTGCCATTTTATCAGTATAGATATTACTTGTAtattagagatgcactgatcaggcTGTTCCTTCCTGGCAtcaatttccattttttttttaaggtctgACCTGCCAACGTAGTCAGTTTCAAAGTGCATGTCGTTGATTAATTTCCTTCCAGAAAGAAAATTGTTTTGATTAAatgaaaaggggggaaaaaaattagatttttatatttGATCTATTGATCACTGATTAGCGCTGATCAAGGAAAAATGAGCTGAATCTGTGGCCGGATGATATGTGCATCTCTAGTTTATGTCTAACGTTAGGATTCTGTTTTTGTGACCTACTGATTGAGCTATTTTGTGTTGCAGCTGTCCTATGACCTGACATGGCAAAAGCTGAAAGACAAGTTTAGTCATTGCGGTATGaattacattttgttgtttgaTCCCTTGGTTTTTCATAGTAATTAATCTATGAACCAATGGGTTATATTTACAGCCTTAACATTGAATATTTTTGTAATAGTCTAGTTGCGGCATTAAGTTATTGGTAACTCTTGTTTCCCGCAGGTCCAGTAATGTATGCGGAAATCAAAATGGAGAATGGAAGGTCAAAGGGTTGTGGGACGGTGAGGTTTGATTGTCCAGAGAGCGCAGAGAAGGCCTGCAGGATGATGAACGGAACCAAGATCAATGGTCGAGAAGTGGACGTCCGCATTGATCGCAACGCTTGAGAGATTTTTGTAGAACCCCAGTAACACTTTCAGGCCCCGTACcaatcattgttttgttttaaaaacactatGACTTCATTTGTCCCTGGTTTCATTTTTGGTTATATACTACATAGCTGTTTTACCTTTGTTTTATAAACCCAGTTATAATTTGTCAGGCAGtttatttgaacaaataaactttttaatttttaaactgTTTGGACTCTTCTTTAACTTGTAAAGTGagcctaatttttttttctcaacaccCATGTGTGTTAGCTCCAAATTCATGGAAAATTTTTGTCACAGATGACTAATAGTTGCATAGTTTTGTGCATTTGAGGAAGGTGGActcctgtttttttaatcacGCCTCTGTCTGATGACAGACCTGTCAGGGATTATGTTTGTAACAGGATGAGTGGAATATTTTTAACTCTTTATGGCTTTTCTTCCCTGCTTATAAAATCTTATCAGGCTGCATTTCTGACTCACCAACACATTGAGAGCTGACCGTTCTTAGGATGTTAAGTTTATTTGACAGACTTGGATCTTGCATAAAGATCTACAGGTAACCAAACACAGGCGTACTCTTGCATGGTATTTTCACAACCAGGACCATTTCCCCTCGACATTTGTTGATCTGAGCAGCTTAACATTTTTCTGAGGCCATTTTGGCTGTTGGTCTCAGAAAATATGTCTTGAATTCTGAGGTCAGGTTTTAGTCACTGCACAGTCGTATGGGATTATTCCCAATAATCCCTAATTCATATAAAATGGACATGGTGGCAAAGAGGATGTAGCAGATAAGACAAACAATTCCCAACTTCCAGTCCAGTCTCCATCCGTTGACGTGCACTGCTACAAAAAGGAAGACGATGGAAAGAAGCAGCGTTGCTGAAATGAAGATCAGTCCAGTACTGTTCACTTCTACCGGGGTGTTGGTGTCCACAAAGGCAGTCCTGATAAACCAGGGCAGGCCCAGGCACAGCATGTCAAAAACATTGGACCCCACGATGTTGGACATGGCCATGTCGGCTTTCCctgattaaacaaaaaacagggtTAGATGCTGACCGCCTTTGTCCTGTTGGCACGTTAACACTTTGTTACACTATTACCTTCTCTAGCCACCATCACACTGGCTATGGTGTCAGGTATGCTGGTTCCAGCAGCAAGCAGAGTGAGTCCCATAACTGTATCTGGTATGCCGAGGGTTTCACCTGTGAAAGGAAGGAATACCAGCGACACATTGGCTTTGAAGGGACTCGAGGTTTATTGAAACAACAGGCCTTCCAGAGCGATCATGTTAACAACCATTCACGTAATCAGTCTTCATAGTTGGTGCTTTGTAATCTGGGGGCAATTAAGCCGTTTTGCGGCTCATCAGTTTAAAAGAGTGTGCATAATTTATtgttcatgctcttttgttttagCTCTTCTGTTAGGATACTAATCACATTATGCATCATCAGACCTACGGCTATCGCATGATTTCTTTGTCCTTTCAGCGAGATCTTGGTTCATCTTTGAAGTTCACATCATTGTTGTATAGACTGAATCTGTTCTTAATGCGGTTGCCGGGCCATGTATGTACATTCTGCGCTCACATGACTTGGGTTTCCTCAGGGGCAGCGTTATAATCCAGCCCTGACTGGCTAGGCACAGAGCCCACTGGAGTTACAGTGTATCAACCCCCCCATTCTCCGGGACAATGGCATCTCAGGAATGAACCAGCAGACCCACATGTGACTCTGCAAAGTAGACGGTTTTTCCCACAAGTCTTGAAACACTTGAGCTCAACA comes from Fundulus heteroclitus isolate FHET01 chromosome 4, MU-UCD_Fhet_4.1, whole genome shotgun sequence and encodes:
- the myef2 gene encoding myelin expression factor 2 isoform X1, which gives rise to MADVTTTDTPDEEPKQEETTASVLSETDETSQETPNGVKTDSEESKQSKEKHDGKEKSSSSRRGNRFHPYKEKHGGEKKGSQRNRVFISNIPYDMKWQAIKDLMRDKVGEVTYVELFKDAEGKSRGCGVVEFKDEEYVKKAVSAMNKHDLNGRPLNIKEDPDGEHARRAMQRMGGGQHVGRGQDMGPGGMNVPPSIANNPNIPPDVIHALQAGRLGNTVFVANLDFKVGWKKLKEVFGMAGVVKRADVKEDKDGKSRGMGTVTFEQPLEAVQAISMFNGQMLFERQMHVKIDEKSLPPDDFCPVEKATPLPRGLGGIGMGLGPGGQPINANRLGGGGMGSMGPGGMDSGYGGIGRLGGGMSGGGGYGGMDSMGSMGGFGGRDMAPVGRMGDMYRSGMGGLDRDFDMPMNRGFGDSFGGMGGGFGGGMGHMGSGLGGGMGSMSMDRMGSSFDRVGMSGMDMNRGFGGYGHMGGGMSDRGSGSKGGCQIFVRNLSYDLTWQKLKDKFSHCGPVMYAEIKMENGRSKGCGTVRFDCPESAEKACRMMNGTKINGREVDVRIDRNA
- the myef2 gene encoding myelin expression factor 2 isoform X2, producing MADVTTTDTPDEEPKQEETTASVLSETDETSQETPNGVKTDSEESKQSKEKHDGKEKSSSSRRGNRFHPYKEKHGGEKKGSQRNRVFISNIPYDMKWQAIKDLMRDKVGEVTYVELFKDAEGKSRGCGVVEFKDEEYVKKAVSAMNKHDLNGRPLNIKEDPDGEHARRAMQRMGGGQHVGRGQDMGPGGMNVPPSIANNPNIPPDVIHALQAGRLGNTVFVANLDFKVGWKKLKEVFGMAGVVKRADVKEDKDGKSRGMGTVTFEQPLEAVQAISMFNGQMLFERQMHVKIDEKSLPPDDFCPVEKATPLPRGLGGIGMGLGPGGQPINANRLGGGGMGSMGPGGMDSGYGGIGRLGGGMSGGGGYGGMDSMGSMGGFGGRDMAPVGRMGGMGGLDRDFDMPMNRGFGDSFGGMGGGFGGGMGHMGSGLGGGMGSMSMDRMGSSFDRVGMSGMDMNRGFGGYGHMGGGMSDRGSGSKGGCQIFVRNLSYDLTWQKLKDKFSHCGPVMYAEIKMENGRSKGCGTVRFDCPESAEKACRMMNGTKINGREVDVRIDRNA